One window of Lytechinus variegatus isolate NC3 chromosome 2, Lvar_3.0, whole genome shotgun sequence genomic DNA carries:
- the LOC121406893 gene encoding uncharacterized protein LOC121406893 — protein MTIMVTEYKRKAWKEKPALLIFILLVSSLVATAYPAQFTYSCPDGWAHPSLDSNRCYKLLADGSAMKWAEAQVACEEPSLPGGSYLFVPSSMEEEIVMQSIYQSAVADSEIWIGCSDLETNTTFICYHENEVLTYKNWSPGNPDENKSASKQNGATMNIQNPTSGWVQQNKNFEGPTVCELPATEHAISSFSQTYVIKHDTSTGVALQDWCQSSTPIKEPFGVRSGTECGAACNLWRGCYSFNFIRPPGQPGEGRCELMGADNGDMHYEEGCKYFVMKG, from the exons ATGACCATAATGGTCACGGAATATAAGAGGAAAGCGTGGAAAGAGAAACCGGCCTTGCTCATTTTCATCTTGCTCGTCTCTTCGCTTGTAGCAACCGCTTATCCTGCTCAAT TCACGTATTCGTGCCCAGATGGGTGGGCACACCCCTCACTCGACTCCAACcgctgttataagctactggcCGATGGAAGCGCAATGAAATGGGCCGAGGCCCAGGTAGCGTGTGAGGAACCTTCATTACCTGGCGGCTCTTATCTCTTCGTTCCTTCATCTATGGAAGAGGAGATTGTGATGCAGTCCATCTACCAATCTGCAGTGGCTGATTCTGAAATTTGGATAGGATGTTCTGATCTTGAAACGAACACAACGTTTATTTGCTACCACGAGAACGAGGTCTTAACTTACAAGA ATTGGAGTCCTGGAAATCCTGATGAAAATAAGTCAGCGAGTAAACAAAATGGCGCCACAATGAATATCCAGAATCCGACCAGTGGATGGgtgcaacaaaataaaaacttcgAAGGACCTACTGTATGTGAAC TACCGGCTACTGAACACGCCATCTCATCCTTTTCTCAAACCTACGTCATCAAGCACGACACTTCGACGGGTGTTGCGTTGCAGGACTGGTGTCAATCGAGTACACCAATTAAGGAACCTTTTGGTGTCAGGAGCGGGACAGAATGTGGCGCAGCTTGCAATCTTTGGAGAGGGTGCTACTCCTTCAACTTCATCCGGCCTCCGGGACAGCCGGGGGAGGGGCGTTGTGAGCTGATGGGGGCTGACAACGGGGATATGCACTATGAGGAAGGATGTAAATACTTTGTTATGAAAGGATAG